Proteins encoded within one genomic window of Hypomesus transpacificus isolate Combined female unplaced genomic scaffold, fHypTra1 scaffold_42, whole genome shotgun sequence:
- the sart3 gene encoding squamous cell carcinoma antigen recognized by T-cells 3 isoform X1, which produces MAATGNVEETQLQDMEEDAGMEREMESDEEEGMGVENLDEEEEDESSEDEKENEAEIQRLEEQLSINAFDYNCHVDLIKLLRQEGELVRLRKARQKMSELFPLTEEIWLDWLKDEIRMTEEEPNREKVYELFEKAVKDYICPEIWLEYAQYSIGGMGSPGGIEKVRGIFERALTAVGLHMTKGATVWDAFREFENAILSTVQPPPGSVPTREQQGLVNAQLERIHALFRRQLAIPFMDMDATYAEYEEWSDQGVAETVTQQYRRALQHMHKSKPHEQALLAAEPPKLAEYQSYMEYELKEGDPARVQIIFERALAENCLVPDMWARYTRYLDRQLKIKDIVLSCHDRAVRNCPWTMGLWRSYLLALERHGAQHTTVLDVFEKALTAGFIQATDYVDIWQAYLDYLRRRVDFSKGEESSRELEDLRAAFSRSLDYLKQDVEERFSESGDPSCTIMQIWARIEALHCRNMQKARELWDSIMTRGNAKYANMWLEYYNLERSYGDALHCRKALHRAVQCTSDYPEHVCEVLLSFERVEGSLEDWDMAVQKTETRLNRVSEQRAKVAVKEASQARQEEDKTEQRRRARADKKSQKKGSKPPGRPGEKRKAQEDFQDWGDEPEQGAKRHRRGGQAEEFMETESKAPPRRKPEGTNQSQTGSAASGKNSQEEPEERRDDCSVFVSNLAYTLAEPEARLREQFHPCGPISQVRLVFAGNGTFRGYGYVQFEGRASVAEALKLDRKLVNGRPMFVSPCVDKSKNPDFKVFKYSVDLERHKIFISGLPYSCNKERLEEMCRGYGTIKDIRLVTHRSGQPKGLAYVEFADEAEASQAVLKMDGMVVEEHTLAVAISNPPRRIRNLDLSGPSRTLVPRQAYGARGKGRTQLSLLPRSLNRHTGPVVNAENGTTSKPANEAVNSAGDTPPKAQAKPLSNSDFARMLMTKK; this is translated from the exons ATGGCAGCAACAGGGAACGTAGAAGAAACGCAGTTGCAAGACATGGAGGAAGATGcagggatggaaagagaaatGGAGTCGGACGAAGAGGAAGGCATGGGGGTCGAAAATTTAGAcgaagaagaggaggacgaaTCGTCCGAGGACGAGAAGGAGAATGAAGCTGAAATTCAACGTTTGGAAGAACAG CTTTCAATCAACGCTTTCGACTACAATTGTCATGTGGACCTGATCAAACTACTCCGACAAGAGGGCGAATTAGTTCGGCTCCGCAAGGCACGGCAAAAGATGAGCGAGCTTTTCCCTCTCACGGAAG AGATCTGGCTGGATTGGCTGAAAGACGAGATTCGCATGACAGAGGAGGAACCCAACCGGGAGAAAGTGTACGAGCTGTTTGAGAAAGCTGTGAAAGACTACATAT GCCCTGAAATCTGGCTGGAGTACGCTCAGTATTCGATCGGGGGCATGGGGTCTCCGGGCGGGATAGAGAAGGTGCGGGGCATCTTTGAGAGGGCCCTGACGGCGGTGGGGCTTCACATGACGAAGGGAGCCACAGTGTGGGATGCCTTCAGGGAGTTTGAGAACGCCATCCTGTCTACCGTCCAG cccccccctggcAGTGTCCCCACTCGGGAGCAGCAGGGGCTGGTGAACGCTCAGCTCGAACGCATCCACGCCCTGTTCCGCCGCCAGCTGGCCATCCCCTTCATGG ACATGGACGCCACCTACGCAGAGTATGAGGAGTGGTCTGACCAGGGTGTGGCTGAGACTGTGACCCAGCAGTACAGACGAGCTCTTCAGCACATGCACAAGAGCAAACCTCACGAACAAGCTCTG CTGGCCGCGGAGCCCCCTAAGCTAGCAGAGTACCAGAGCTACATGGAGTATGAGCTGAAGGAGGGCGACCCAGCTCGGGTCCAGATCATCTTTGAGCGCGCGCTGGCCGAGAACTGCCTGGTACCAGACATGTGGGCGCGCTACACCCGGTACCTG GACCGCCAGCTGAAGATCAAAGACATCGTCCTGTCCTGTCACGACCGGGCGGTCAGGAACTGTCCCTGGACCATGGGCCTGTGGAGGAGCTACCTGCTGGCCCTCGAGCGACACGGAGCCCAACACACCACCGTCCTCG atgtTTTTGAGAAGGCTCTGACCGCCGGTTTCATCCAGGCCACAGACTATGTGGACATCTGGCAGGCTTACCTGGACTACCTGAGAAGGAGGGTGGACTTCAGCAAAGGTGAAG AGTCgagcagggagctggaggatctgcgggcagCCTTCAGCCGCTCCCTGGACTACCTGAAGCAGGACGTGGAGGAGA GGTTCAGTGAGAGTGGAGACCCCTCCTGTACCATCATGCAGATCTGGGCGAGGATAGAG GCGCTGCACTGCAGGAACATGCAGAAGGCCCGGGAGCTGTGGGACAGCATCATGACCCGAGGGAACGCCAAGTACGCCAACATGTGGCTGGAGTACTACAACCTGgagag gtcaTACGGAGATGCTCTCCACTGCAGGAAGGCCCTCCACAGGGCTGTCCAGTGCACCTCAGACTACCCAGAGCACGTGTGTGAAGTGCTGCTCTCCTtcgagagggtggagg GCTCTTTGGAGGACTGGGACATGGCCGTACAGAAGACTGAAACTCGGCTCAACAGAGTCAGCGAGCAGAGGGCCAAG gtGGCAGTGAAGGAGGCCTCCCAggccagacaggaggaggataaGACGGAGCAGCGTCGGAGGGCCAGGGCAGACAAGAAGAGCCAGAAGAAGGGTTCGAAACCCCCTGGGCGCcctggggagaagaggaaggccCAGGAGGATTTCCAGGACTGGGGTGACGAGCCAG AGCAAGGTGCAAAGAGGCATCGTCGGGGGGGACAGGCGGAGGAGTTCATGGAAACGGAGAGCAAAGCCCCGCCCAGACGCAAGCCTGAGGGGACCAATCAGAGCCAGACGGGGTCAGCAGCGTCCGGGAAGAACAGCcaggaggagccagaggagcGTCGAGACGACTGCAGCGTGTTCGTCAGTAACCTGGCCTACACGCTGGCCGAGCCAGAGGCCAGGCTCAGGGAGCAGTTCCACCCCTGCGGACCCATCAGCCAGGTGCGCCTGGTGTTCGCCGGGAACGGAACCTTCCGGGGCTACGGCTACGTCCAGTTCGAGGGCCGGGCATCGGTGGCAGAGGCTCTGAAACTGGACAGGAAGTTGGTGAACGGCAGGCCCATGTTTGTGTCGCCCTGCGTGGACAAAAGCAAGAACCCAGACTTCAAG GTGTTCAAGTACAGCGTGGATCTGGAGAGACATAAGATCTTCATCTCTGGCCTGCCCTACTCCTGCAACAAGGAGCGGCTGGAGGAGATGTGTCGAGGCTACGGCACCATCAAAGACATCCGCCTGGTCACTCACCGCTCAGGGCAGcccaag GGTCTGGCGTACGTGGAGTTTGCTGACGAGGCGGAGGCGTCCCAGGCGGTGCTGAAGATGGACgggatggtggtggaggagcaCACGCTGGCTGTGGCCATCAGCAACCCGCCCCGGCGCATCAGGAACCTGGACCTGTCTGGACCCAGCAGGACCCTGGTGCCTCGACAGGCCTACGGAGC GAGGGGGAAAGGCCGCACACAGCTGTCCCTGCTGCCCCGCTCCCTGAATCGCCACACCGGCCCCGTAGTGAATGCCGAGAACGGGACCACGTCCAAACCAGCCAATGAGGCGGTGAACTCTGCCGGAGACACGCCCCCTAAAGCACAAGCCAAGCCCCTCTCCAACTCAGACTTTGCCAGAATGCTTATGACGAAAAAATGA
- the sart3 gene encoding squamous cell carcinoma antigen recognized by T-cells 3 isoform X3 has translation MTEEEPNREKVYELFEKAVKDYICPEIWLEYAQYSIGGMGSPGGIEKVRGIFERALTAVGLHMTKGATVWDAFREFENAILSTVQPPPGSVPTREQQGLVNAQLERIHALFRRQLAIPFMDMDATYAEYEEWSDQGVAETVTQQYRRALQHMHKSKPHEQALLAAEPPKLAEYQSYMEYELKEGDPARVQIIFERALAENCLVPDMWARYTRYLDRQLKIKDIVLSCHDRAVRNCPWTMGLWRSYLLALERHGAQHTTVLDVFEKALTAGFIQATDYVDIWQAYLDYLRRRVDFSKGEESSRELEDLRAAFSRSLDYLKQDVEERFSESGDPSCTIMQIWARIEALHCRNMQKARELWDSIMTRGNAKYANMWLEYYNLERSYGDALHCRKALHRAVQCTSDYPEHVCEVLLSFERVEGSLEDWDMAVQKTETRLNRVSEQRAKVAVKEASQARQEEDKTEQRRRARADKKSQKKGSKPPGRPGEKRKAQEDFQDWGDEPEQGAKRHRRGGQAEEFMETESKAPPRRKPEGTNQSQTGSAASGKNSQEEPEERRDDCSVFVSNLAYTLAEPEARLREQFHPCGPISQVRLVFAGNGTFRGYGYVQFEGRASVAEALKLDRKLVNGRPMFVSPCVDKSKNPDFKVFKYSVDLERHKIFISGLPYSCNKERLEEMCRGYGTIKDIRLVTHRSGQPKGLAYVEFADEAEASQAVLKMDGMVVEEHTLAVAISNPPRRIRNLDLSGPSRTLVPRQAYGARGKGRTQLSLLPRSLNRHTGPVVNAENGTTSKPANEAVNSAGDTPPKAQAKPLSNSDFARMLMTKK, from the exons ATGACAGAGGAGGAACCCAACCGGGAGAAAGTGTACGAGCTGTTTGAGAAAGCTGTGAAAGACTACATAT GCCCTGAAATCTGGCTGGAGTACGCTCAGTATTCGATCGGGGGCATGGGGTCTCCGGGCGGGATAGAGAAGGTGCGGGGCATCTTTGAGAGGGCCCTGACGGCGGTGGGGCTTCACATGACGAAGGGAGCCACAGTGTGGGATGCCTTCAGGGAGTTTGAGAACGCCATCCTGTCTACCGTCCAG cccccccctggcAGTGTCCCCACTCGGGAGCAGCAGGGGCTGGTGAACGCTCAGCTCGAACGCATCCACGCCCTGTTCCGCCGCCAGCTGGCCATCCCCTTCATGG ACATGGACGCCACCTACGCAGAGTATGAGGAGTGGTCTGACCAGGGTGTGGCTGAGACTGTGACCCAGCAGTACAGACGAGCTCTTCAGCACATGCACAAGAGCAAACCTCACGAACAAGCTCTG CTGGCCGCGGAGCCCCCTAAGCTAGCAGAGTACCAGAGCTACATGGAGTATGAGCTGAAGGAGGGCGACCCAGCTCGGGTCCAGATCATCTTTGAGCGCGCGCTGGCCGAGAACTGCCTGGTACCAGACATGTGGGCGCGCTACACCCGGTACCTG GACCGCCAGCTGAAGATCAAAGACATCGTCCTGTCCTGTCACGACCGGGCGGTCAGGAACTGTCCCTGGACCATGGGCCTGTGGAGGAGCTACCTGCTGGCCCTCGAGCGACACGGAGCCCAACACACCACCGTCCTCG atgtTTTTGAGAAGGCTCTGACCGCCGGTTTCATCCAGGCCACAGACTATGTGGACATCTGGCAGGCTTACCTGGACTACCTGAGAAGGAGGGTGGACTTCAGCAAAGGTGAAG AGTCgagcagggagctggaggatctgcgggcagCCTTCAGCCGCTCCCTGGACTACCTGAAGCAGGACGTGGAGGAGA GGTTCAGTGAGAGTGGAGACCCCTCCTGTACCATCATGCAGATCTGGGCGAGGATAGAG GCGCTGCACTGCAGGAACATGCAGAAGGCCCGGGAGCTGTGGGACAGCATCATGACCCGAGGGAACGCCAAGTACGCCAACATGTGGCTGGAGTACTACAACCTGgagag gtcaTACGGAGATGCTCTCCACTGCAGGAAGGCCCTCCACAGGGCTGTCCAGTGCACCTCAGACTACCCAGAGCACGTGTGTGAAGTGCTGCTCTCCTtcgagagggtggagg GCTCTTTGGAGGACTGGGACATGGCCGTACAGAAGACTGAAACTCGGCTCAACAGAGTCAGCGAGCAGAGGGCCAAG gtGGCAGTGAAGGAGGCCTCCCAggccagacaggaggaggataaGACGGAGCAGCGTCGGAGGGCCAGGGCAGACAAGAAGAGCCAGAAGAAGGGTTCGAAACCCCCTGGGCGCcctggggagaagaggaaggccCAGGAGGATTTCCAGGACTGGGGTGACGAGCCAG AGCAAGGTGCAAAGAGGCATCGTCGGGGGGGACAGGCGGAGGAGTTCATGGAAACGGAGAGCAAAGCCCCGCCCAGACGCAAGCCTGAGGGGACCAATCAGAGCCAGACGGGGTCAGCAGCGTCCGGGAAGAACAGCcaggaggagccagaggagcGTCGAGACGACTGCAGCGTGTTCGTCAGTAACCTGGCCTACACGCTGGCCGAGCCAGAGGCCAGGCTCAGGGAGCAGTTCCACCCCTGCGGACCCATCAGCCAGGTGCGCCTGGTGTTCGCCGGGAACGGAACCTTCCGGGGCTACGGCTACGTCCAGTTCGAGGGCCGGGCATCGGTGGCAGAGGCTCTGAAACTGGACAGGAAGTTGGTGAACGGCAGGCCCATGTTTGTGTCGCCCTGCGTGGACAAAAGCAAGAACCCAGACTTCAAG GTGTTCAAGTACAGCGTGGATCTGGAGAGACATAAGATCTTCATCTCTGGCCTGCCCTACTCCTGCAACAAGGAGCGGCTGGAGGAGATGTGTCGAGGCTACGGCACCATCAAAGACATCCGCCTGGTCACTCACCGCTCAGGGCAGcccaag GGTCTGGCGTACGTGGAGTTTGCTGACGAGGCGGAGGCGTCCCAGGCGGTGCTGAAGATGGACgggatggtggtggaggagcaCACGCTGGCTGTGGCCATCAGCAACCCGCCCCGGCGCATCAGGAACCTGGACCTGTCTGGACCCAGCAGGACCCTGGTGCCTCGACAGGCCTACGGAGC GAGGGGGAAAGGCCGCACACAGCTGTCCCTGCTGCCCCGCTCCCTGAATCGCCACACCGGCCCCGTAGTGAATGCCGAGAACGGGACCACGTCCAAACCAGCCAATGAGGCGGTGAACTCTGCCGGAGACACGCCCCCTAAAGCACAAGCCAAGCCCCTCTCCAACTCAGACTTTGCCAGAATGCTTATGACGAAAAAATGA
- the sart3 gene encoding squamous cell carcinoma antigen recognized by T-cells 3 isoform X2, with the protein MAATGNVEETQLQDMEEDAGMEREMESDEEEGMGVENLDEEEEDESSEDEKENEAEIQRLEEQLSINAFDYNCHVDLIKLLRQEGELVRLRKARQKMSELFPLTEEIWLDWLKDEIRMTEEEPNREKVYELFEKAVKDYICPEIWLEYAQYSIGGMGSPGGIEKVRGIFERALTAVGLHMTKGATVWDAFREFENAILSTVQPPPGSVPTREQQGLVNAQLERIHALFRRQLAIPFMDMDATYAEYEEWSDQGVAETVTQQYRRALQHMHKSKPHEQALLAAEPPKLAEYQSYMEYELKEGDPARVQIIFERALAENCLVPDMWARYTRYLDRQLKIKDIVLSCHDRAVRNCPWTMGLWRSYLLALERHGAQHTTVLDVFEKALTAGFIQATDYVDIWQAYLDYLRRRVDFSKESSRELEDLRAAFSRSLDYLKQDVEERFSESGDPSCTIMQIWARIEALHCRNMQKARELWDSIMTRGNAKYANMWLEYYNLERSYGDALHCRKALHRAVQCTSDYPEHVCEVLLSFERVEGSLEDWDMAVQKTETRLNRVSEQRAKVAVKEASQARQEEDKTEQRRRARADKKSQKKGSKPPGRPGEKRKAQEDFQDWGDEPEQGAKRHRRGGQAEEFMETESKAPPRRKPEGTNQSQTGSAASGKNSQEEPEERRDDCSVFVSNLAYTLAEPEARLREQFHPCGPISQVRLVFAGNGTFRGYGYVQFEGRASVAEALKLDRKLVNGRPMFVSPCVDKSKNPDFKVFKYSVDLERHKIFISGLPYSCNKERLEEMCRGYGTIKDIRLVTHRSGQPKGLAYVEFADEAEASQAVLKMDGMVVEEHTLAVAISNPPRRIRNLDLSGPSRTLVPRQAYGARGKGRTQLSLLPRSLNRHTGPVVNAENGTTSKPANEAVNSAGDTPPKAQAKPLSNSDFARMLMTKK; encoded by the exons ATGGCAGCAACAGGGAACGTAGAAGAAACGCAGTTGCAAGACATGGAGGAAGATGcagggatggaaagagaaatGGAGTCGGACGAAGAGGAAGGCATGGGGGTCGAAAATTTAGAcgaagaagaggaggacgaaTCGTCCGAGGACGAGAAGGAGAATGAAGCTGAAATTCAACGTTTGGAAGAACAG CTTTCAATCAACGCTTTCGACTACAATTGTCATGTGGACCTGATCAAACTACTCCGACAAGAGGGCGAATTAGTTCGGCTCCGCAAGGCACGGCAAAAGATGAGCGAGCTTTTCCCTCTCACGGAAG AGATCTGGCTGGATTGGCTGAAAGACGAGATTCGCATGACAGAGGAGGAACCCAACCGGGAGAAAGTGTACGAGCTGTTTGAGAAAGCTGTGAAAGACTACATAT GCCCTGAAATCTGGCTGGAGTACGCTCAGTATTCGATCGGGGGCATGGGGTCTCCGGGCGGGATAGAGAAGGTGCGGGGCATCTTTGAGAGGGCCCTGACGGCGGTGGGGCTTCACATGACGAAGGGAGCCACAGTGTGGGATGCCTTCAGGGAGTTTGAGAACGCCATCCTGTCTACCGTCCAG cccccccctggcAGTGTCCCCACTCGGGAGCAGCAGGGGCTGGTGAACGCTCAGCTCGAACGCATCCACGCCCTGTTCCGCCGCCAGCTGGCCATCCCCTTCATGG ACATGGACGCCACCTACGCAGAGTATGAGGAGTGGTCTGACCAGGGTGTGGCTGAGACTGTGACCCAGCAGTACAGACGAGCTCTTCAGCACATGCACAAGAGCAAACCTCACGAACAAGCTCTG CTGGCCGCGGAGCCCCCTAAGCTAGCAGAGTACCAGAGCTACATGGAGTATGAGCTGAAGGAGGGCGACCCAGCTCGGGTCCAGATCATCTTTGAGCGCGCGCTGGCCGAGAACTGCCTGGTACCAGACATGTGGGCGCGCTACACCCGGTACCTG GACCGCCAGCTGAAGATCAAAGACATCGTCCTGTCCTGTCACGACCGGGCGGTCAGGAACTGTCCCTGGACCATGGGCCTGTGGAGGAGCTACCTGCTGGCCCTCGAGCGACACGGAGCCCAACACACCACCGTCCTCG atgtTTTTGAGAAGGCTCTGACCGCCGGTTTCATCCAGGCCACAGACTATGTGGACATCTGGCAGGCTTACCTGGACTACCTGAGAAGGAGGGTGGACTTCAGCAAAG AGTCgagcagggagctggaggatctgcgggcagCCTTCAGCCGCTCCCTGGACTACCTGAAGCAGGACGTGGAGGAGA GGTTCAGTGAGAGTGGAGACCCCTCCTGTACCATCATGCAGATCTGGGCGAGGATAGAG GCGCTGCACTGCAGGAACATGCAGAAGGCCCGGGAGCTGTGGGACAGCATCATGACCCGAGGGAACGCCAAGTACGCCAACATGTGGCTGGAGTACTACAACCTGgagag gtcaTACGGAGATGCTCTCCACTGCAGGAAGGCCCTCCACAGGGCTGTCCAGTGCACCTCAGACTACCCAGAGCACGTGTGTGAAGTGCTGCTCTCCTtcgagagggtggagg GCTCTTTGGAGGACTGGGACATGGCCGTACAGAAGACTGAAACTCGGCTCAACAGAGTCAGCGAGCAGAGGGCCAAG gtGGCAGTGAAGGAGGCCTCCCAggccagacaggaggaggataaGACGGAGCAGCGTCGGAGGGCCAGGGCAGACAAGAAGAGCCAGAAGAAGGGTTCGAAACCCCCTGGGCGCcctggggagaagaggaaggccCAGGAGGATTTCCAGGACTGGGGTGACGAGCCAG AGCAAGGTGCAAAGAGGCATCGTCGGGGGGGACAGGCGGAGGAGTTCATGGAAACGGAGAGCAAAGCCCCGCCCAGACGCAAGCCTGAGGGGACCAATCAGAGCCAGACGGGGTCAGCAGCGTCCGGGAAGAACAGCcaggaggagccagaggagcGTCGAGACGACTGCAGCGTGTTCGTCAGTAACCTGGCCTACACGCTGGCCGAGCCAGAGGCCAGGCTCAGGGAGCAGTTCCACCCCTGCGGACCCATCAGCCAGGTGCGCCTGGTGTTCGCCGGGAACGGAACCTTCCGGGGCTACGGCTACGTCCAGTTCGAGGGCCGGGCATCGGTGGCAGAGGCTCTGAAACTGGACAGGAAGTTGGTGAACGGCAGGCCCATGTTTGTGTCGCCCTGCGTGGACAAAAGCAAGAACCCAGACTTCAAG GTGTTCAAGTACAGCGTGGATCTGGAGAGACATAAGATCTTCATCTCTGGCCTGCCCTACTCCTGCAACAAGGAGCGGCTGGAGGAGATGTGTCGAGGCTACGGCACCATCAAAGACATCCGCCTGGTCACTCACCGCTCAGGGCAGcccaag GGTCTGGCGTACGTGGAGTTTGCTGACGAGGCGGAGGCGTCCCAGGCGGTGCTGAAGATGGACgggatggtggtggaggagcaCACGCTGGCTGTGGCCATCAGCAACCCGCCCCGGCGCATCAGGAACCTGGACCTGTCTGGACCCAGCAGGACCCTGGTGCCTCGACAGGCCTACGGAGC GAGGGGGAAAGGCCGCACACAGCTGTCCCTGCTGCCCCGCTCCCTGAATCGCCACACCGGCCCCGTAGTGAATGCCGAGAACGGGACCACGTCCAAACCAGCCAATGAGGCGGTGAACTCTGCCGGAGACACGCCCCCTAAAGCACAAGCCAAGCCCCTCTCCAACTCAGACTTTGCCAGAATGCTTATGACGAAAAAATGA
- the sart3 gene encoding squamous cell carcinoma antigen recognized by T-cells 3 isoform X4: MGSPGGIEKVRGIFERALTAVGLHMTKGATVWDAFREFENAILSTVQPPPGSVPTREQQGLVNAQLERIHALFRRQLAIPFMDMDATYAEYEEWSDQGVAETVTQQYRRALQHMHKSKPHEQALLAAEPPKLAEYQSYMEYELKEGDPARVQIIFERALAENCLVPDMWARYTRYLDRQLKIKDIVLSCHDRAVRNCPWTMGLWRSYLLALERHGAQHTTVLDVFEKALTAGFIQATDYVDIWQAYLDYLRRRVDFSKGEESSRELEDLRAAFSRSLDYLKQDVEERFSESGDPSCTIMQIWARIEALHCRNMQKARELWDSIMTRGNAKYANMWLEYYNLERSYGDALHCRKALHRAVQCTSDYPEHVCEVLLSFERVEGSLEDWDMAVQKTETRLNRVSEQRAKVAVKEASQARQEEDKTEQRRRARADKKSQKKGSKPPGRPGEKRKAQEDFQDWGDEPEQGAKRHRRGGQAEEFMETESKAPPRRKPEGTNQSQTGSAASGKNSQEEPEERRDDCSVFVSNLAYTLAEPEARLREQFHPCGPISQVRLVFAGNGTFRGYGYVQFEGRASVAEALKLDRKLVNGRPMFVSPCVDKSKNPDFKVFKYSVDLERHKIFISGLPYSCNKERLEEMCRGYGTIKDIRLVTHRSGQPKGLAYVEFADEAEASQAVLKMDGMVVEEHTLAVAISNPPRRIRNLDLSGPSRTLVPRQAYGARGKGRTQLSLLPRSLNRHTGPVVNAENGTTSKPANEAVNSAGDTPPKAQAKPLSNSDFARMLMTKK; encoded by the exons ATGGGGTCTCCGGGCGGGATAGAGAAGGTGCGGGGCATCTTTGAGAGGGCCCTGACGGCGGTGGGGCTTCACATGACGAAGGGAGCCACAGTGTGGGATGCCTTCAGGGAGTTTGAGAACGCCATCCTGTCTACCGTCCAG cccccccctggcAGTGTCCCCACTCGGGAGCAGCAGGGGCTGGTGAACGCTCAGCTCGAACGCATCCACGCCCTGTTCCGCCGCCAGCTGGCCATCCCCTTCATGG ACATGGACGCCACCTACGCAGAGTATGAGGAGTGGTCTGACCAGGGTGTGGCTGAGACTGTGACCCAGCAGTACAGACGAGCTCTTCAGCACATGCACAAGAGCAAACCTCACGAACAAGCTCTG CTGGCCGCGGAGCCCCCTAAGCTAGCAGAGTACCAGAGCTACATGGAGTATGAGCTGAAGGAGGGCGACCCAGCTCGGGTCCAGATCATCTTTGAGCGCGCGCTGGCCGAGAACTGCCTGGTACCAGACATGTGGGCGCGCTACACCCGGTACCTG GACCGCCAGCTGAAGATCAAAGACATCGTCCTGTCCTGTCACGACCGGGCGGTCAGGAACTGTCCCTGGACCATGGGCCTGTGGAGGAGCTACCTGCTGGCCCTCGAGCGACACGGAGCCCAACACACCACCGTCCTCG atgtTTTTGAGAAGGCTCTGACCGCCGGTTTCATCCAGGCCACAGACTATGTGGACATCTGGCAGGCTTACCTGGACTACCTGAGAAGGAGGGTGGACTTCAGCAAAGGTGAAG AGTCgagcagggagctggaggatctgcgggcagCCTTCAGCCGCTCCCTGGACTACCTGAAGCAGGACGTGGAGGAGA GGTTCAGTGAGAGTGGAGACCCCTCCTGTACCATCATGCAGATCTGGGCGAGGATAGAG GCGCTGCACTGCAGGAACATGCAGAAGGCCCGGGAGCTGTGGGACAGCATCATGACCCGAGGGAACGCCAAGTACGCCAACATGTGGCTGGAGTACTACAACCTGgagag gtcaTACGGAGATGCTCTCCACTGCAGGAAGGCCCTCCACAGGGCTGTCCAGTGCACCTCAGACTACCCAGAGCACGTGTGTGAAGTGCTGCTCTCCTtcgagagggtggagg GCTCTTTGGAGGACTGGGACATGGCCGTACAGAAGACTGAAACTCGGCTCAACAGAGTCAGCGAGCAGAGGGCCAAG gtGGCAGTGAAGGAGGCCTCCCAggccagacaggaggaggataaGACGGAGCAGCGTCGGAGGGCCAGGGCAGACAAGAAGAGCCAGAAGAAGGGTTCGAAACCCCCTGGGCGCcctggggagaagaggaaggccCAGGAGGATTTCCAGGACTGGGGTGACGAGCCAG AGCAAGGTGCAAAGAGGCATCGTCGGGGGGGACAGGCGGAGGAGTTCATGGAAACGGAGAGCAAAGCCCCGCCCAGACGCAAGCCTGAGGGGACCAATCAGAGCCAGACGGGGTCAGCAGCGTCCGGGAAGAACAGCcaggaggagccagaggagcGTCGAGACGACTGCAGCGTGTTCGTCAGTAACCTGGCCTACACGCTGGCCGAGCCAGAGGCCAGGCTCAGGGAGCAGTTCCACCCCTGCGGACCCATCAGCCAGGTGCGCCTGGTGTTCGCCGGGAACGGAACCTTCCGGGGCTACGGCTACGTCCAGTTCGAGGGCCGGGCATCGGTGGCAGAGGCTCTGAAACTGGACAGGAAGTTGGTGAACGGCAGGCCCATGTTTGTGTCGCCCTGCGTGGACAAAAGCAAGAACCCAGACTTCAAG GTGTTCAAGTACAGCGTGGATCTGGAGAGACATAAGATCTTCATCTCTGGCCTGCCCTACTCCTGCAACAAGGAGCGGCTGGAGGAGATGTGTCGAGGCTACGGCACCATCAAAGACATCCGCCTGGTCACTCACCGCTCAGGGCAGcccaag GGTCTGGCGTACGTGGAGTTTGCTGACGAGGCGGAGGCGTCCCAGGCGGTGCTGAAGATGGACgggatggtggtggaggagcaCACGCTGGCTGTGGCCATCAGCAACCCGCCCCGGCGCATCAGGAACCTGGACCTGTCTGGACCCAGCAGGACCCTGGTGCCTCGACAGGCCTACGGAGC GAGGGGGAAAGGCCGCACACAGCTGTCCCTGCTGCCCCGCTCCCTGAATCGCCACACCGGCCCCGTAGTGAATGCCGAGAACGGGACCACGTCCAAACCAGCCAATGAGGCGGTGAACTCTGCCGGAGACACGCCCCCTAAAGCACAAGCCAAGCCCCTCTCCAACTCAGACTTTGCCAGAATGCTTATGACGAAAAAATGA